The Verrucomicrobiota bacterium JB022 sequence GGCCGCCAGAACCGCAGTCATCCACAACCCTGTCCTGAAACCTTACTTCGAGCGCTTACGCGCTCGCGGAAAGCCTTATAAAGTCGCCCTCGTGGCCGTCATGCGAAAACTGCTTCTACACTTGCGCGCAATCCTCATCGCGCAAAAACTGCAAACCTCACTTGCATAGAAACACAGTTGCTCGGCGTCTTGGCGTGAGGCCACCTCATTCCTGACCTGCGGCGCCCCAATTTAATTTTATCCGCGAAAATCTGCGTTCATCTGCGGCTAAATATCAGAACCAAACCACAAAAAAAGCGCCGACCCTTCAACAGGATCGGCGCGCTTAAAGATGCGTTGGAAGCTAGAGCCTAGAGTCTAGAGGCTCTTGACGGCTTCGACCACGGCGGCGGCGGTCATGCCGAGCTTCTCCATCACTTGATCGCCAGGGGCGCTGATGCCGAATTGGTTGATGCTGAGCACCTTGCCATCGAGGCCGACATACTTGTACCACAGGCCGCCCACACCGGCTTCGATCGCCACGCGCTTGCGGCAGTCGAGGGGCAGGACTTCGTTGCGGTATTCGGCAGGCTGGCGGTCGAAACGCTCCGTGCTGGGCATGGAGACGACGCGCACGCCGTTGCCGAGTTCCTTGGCGGCGGCCACGGCGTGTTGCAGCTCCGAGCCGGTCGCGATGATGATCTTCTCCAGCTTGCCGGTTTCCTTGATCGCGATGTAG is a genomic window containing:
- a CDS encoding IS110 family transposase — protein: AARTAVIHNPVLKPYFERLRARGKPYKVALVAVMRKLLLHLRAILIAQKLQTSLA